ATTGGTATTTTCGATGGTGCCATCTGCAACTTATTGCCTTTTCTCAATCGAGCCTGACAACTCGGTTTAAGGACTGTCGATAAGTGCTTAATATTGCTAATTTTTAACTGTTTTACTACACTGGCGAAAACTCTCTCGCCGCTCCAACCAGAACACCAATGAAAACCGACATGTTTTCGTCACTGAAAGTGATGCACGGCGCGGCGCTCAGCACCGCTCTGTCGGTGGCTGCCTCGGTGGTCATCGCTGCGGCTTTTGCCGCGCCGGTGGACGCATTTGCCGCTTCCGCCACGGTGCCCGCCAAGTCCGCGAAGGCCGGCAAGAAGCCTTCGAAGAAGGCCGCCGCCGAGCAAGTCTCCAGCAAGTCGTCGAAGGCCGCCAAAGACGTCAAGGCGGCCGCGAACGACGACGGCGACCAGCCCCGTACCGTTTCGAAGAAGCGCCGCGTCTCGTACACGGTGAACGGCCGCCATCACTCGGTCGTGCGCCGCGTCGCATTCGAGCCGCGTCAGCCGTCCGTCGGCACGGCGTTCGGCCTGCACGAAACGCCTGACGCGCTGATGCTGCGTTCGAGCGTCGCGTACGTGGTCGACCAGAACACGTCTGAGTCGCTGTTCGACAAGAACTCGCGCGCCGTAGTGCCCATCGCGTCGATCACCAAGCTGATGACGGCGATGGTCGTGCTCGATTCGAAGGCGGCGATGACCGAGCAGGTCGAAGTCACGGACGAAGACCGCGACTACGAGAAGAACACGGGCTCGCGCCTGTCGGTCGGCTCGGTGCTCTCGCGTGAAGACATGCTGCACATCGCGCTGATGGCGTCGGAAAACCGTGCGGCGGCAGCGCTGTCGCGCTACTTCCCGGGCGGCCGTCCTGCTTTCATGGCGGCGATGAACGCGAAGGCGAAGGCGCTCGGTATGACCGACACGCACTTCGAAAACCCGAC
The DNA window shown above is from Paraburkholderia sp. PGU19 and carries:
- the pbpG gene encoding D-alanyl-D-alanine endopeptidase, producing MKTDMFSSLKVMHGAALSTALSVAASVVIAAAFAAPVDAFAASATVPAKSAKAGKKPSKKAAAEQVSSKSSKAAKDVKAAANDDGDQPRTVSKKRRVSYTVNGRHHSVVRRVAFEPRQPSVGTAFGLHETPDALMLRSSVAYVVDQNTSESLFDKNSRAVVPIASITKLMTAMVVLDSKAAMTEQVEVTDEDRDYEKNTGSRLSVGSVLSREDMLHIALMASENRAAAALSRYFPGGRPAFMAAMNAKAKALGMTDTHFENPTGLTSQNVSSARDLVKMVNAAYQYPMIRKFSTDRSYEVYTGKRSIAYNSTNALVRNPTWDIGLQKTGFINEAGECLVMQATIHDRPMIMVLLDSSGKYSRFADAQRLRTWLDNGGEQRITSADANGAGT